The DNA window GAAGGGAAATTACTTGATCCCCATCTTGGCGAAGACGAGCTCACACTGGAAGGATTTTCCCTGACCCTTGCCTCCCCAGATACCCAGGATGAGTGGGACCTTGATGTTGGGCAGGCTCATGAAGTTCTTGGAGATGTGGACGACGAGCTTGTCCATGAAAGCCGGGGCGATGTAGAACCCTCCCATGGTGTTGTCGAAGTCGTAGCTGCAGCACAGGTGATATATCTTGtgttaacaaaagaaaagaatgtaCGTAGAAGCTGAGGAcatcaatgaatgaatgaattacGTACGTTCTGAGACCCTGGCTGAGGTACTCGTAGGAGCTGAGGACGGCCTCGTGGGTGCCGTCGCCCGTGGGAGCCTGGAAGAGGGAGTCGACGAGACCCTTCCCCCTGGTGATGTCCTGCTGGTCGTCGGAGATGTCGTAGGCCAGGCCCTTCCACTTGTCCTGGTCCGTCTGCTTGCCCTCGTCCAGCTCCTTTGCCATCACTCTGAACCTGTTCACGTTCGAGCTCTTCCCATGGTAGTTCATGGCCGAGGTCACCTGCTTCTTCAGCTTCTTCCCCAGGAACGTCGTCGGAGTGGACGCCTGCACATCCATACCCAATATATCACTACtgctacctagctagctagcttcattTCATTTGCAGCTACTACCTTCTACTAGTACAAtacaagagaaaaatataccgGAGCTCCAACggtggaggagaaggcggcAGCCATCTTGTTGTGCTCAAAATTGTATTGAAGAGGAGGTGATCAGTAGTAGTGATGGgcggctgccgctgctgctcaaAGTGTAGAGGCCGAGCTGTGCTATGCCTTAAATAATACTCATATCCTTCCCTGCTAGCTTAGCTAGGACCgatcgccggccgtcgccatgGAGAAGCACACACTCCTCCTTGTGGATCAGCTTCCAGATCCCCCGCAGGCCACACGCTGAGGATTGGGTTCTGCACACGTGGCGCAATCTCGGCCGACCGATCGATACCATGACTTGGACCTGGAAGCTCAGGCCAGTACTCTCACTGACCTCTCCTCTAATGAGTGCATCTCTTGGCTTCAGTTCCTTCACCTTTTATCACCACAGAATTTCAGCCATTTCAGATCAactctctctcgtttttctttctttcctttccttgCCTCACATTCCTCTCCCGGCAGCTAGCAACCATCACCTCTTCATTTTGCATCACCACAGAAAAACCTGTTGCTGCCTCTCGTTCCCCTGCTTCTTGGATGAGGGATGGCATGCAAACTGTATTCTACTTCAACTACCACAAATATTCTGCTCTGCTGCACATTTTCTGCTCTCTCGATAACCATCAGGCTAGGACTGTCATTTGGTACCACACAAAACTTCTCTTAACGTACAACATAAACATTGTACCCTTTTCTCCTTGATGGTTTGTGTTACCACAAAAACCCAGGTGCTAATTTTGCactgttagtttttttttcttttctttttgctgcaattttgcaaaaatggaGCCATGCCTTTCGTAAGGTGAATTTTATTTGTGGTTCATAGCCTGCGTTCCTCCTAAGCCTCTCTCTAGTCATGGGAAATTACTTTCTCCTTGTCCCTTGTGAGACATATGTTTGAGATGGGGTCGTTTGTTAAGTGATCGATGACACTTGTAATTAAGATCCACATTGAAATAATACTGTCATCGATCTCACTAGCAAATAGTACACACACTGTGTATGCATTCCCCAACTTGTACATCATTGCAATGACACCTCCTACAGCATGAATCGCACaggaatttttatatagcGTATGCACTTTTAGTAACAAATTAATGCAACCCCCAACTTGAGAATGCATCCATAGTCATATGTGTATATCACCTCCATCTTTTTGtctataccaaaatttaaattttcaaccttaaatttagagttaattttcgGGTTTTAtagctaaagtttatttttttcagctttgacttttatatcgctaagaatatatatatatatatataattttttatttattatctataaattatttttcgtttgtaaatataccgatCGCCAAACAATCAGACATCCATGGTAACCAGAGACCGGATTGGACTATAGGCAACTAATatgctttaattaattactataaatcTGTGCAGTGTCAAATCGGCAGGTACGGAGTAGTACTTACGACTTCACAACCGTACTCGTACGTCCATCGGTCGGTACTGTTCATGCATAATGTTGATGAACGAGTACTGCATGTACGTGTAAATAATTACTAATTGAGAaagcgcgcgccggcggcgactggATTGATCAGTTGTAGACGCAGCTGCCGTCGTCGCTCCGGGCGGTGGGGTCGTAGTTAGCGGCGCGTTGGTCGGTGCAGCCCGCCGGGACCGGGACGGGCGTCTGCTGCGCGGCCTTGCCGTAGAAGCTGCCGGACTTGATGGCGTCGTCGTTGGCGTCGCCGAGCGCCGCCTCGCTGAGGTACTTGTCGGCGAGCTGCACGCGCTTCACGTTCTCCTGCTCGCGCACCAGCATGTGGCCGTACTCCATCAGCTTCTCCAGCGTCATCCTCGGCTGCTCGAACTCCGGCGGCCCCTCCCTCGAGTTCACCAGCCTCTTGCCGACGTTCTCCACCCCGACCTCCGTGATCCACCGCCGCACCTCGTCGTCGTAAACGCGGGCACGCAGAGCACCGAAGAAGTCGATGGACTGGCCGGGGAAGGTGTCGACGAGCTTGACGATGGCATCGTCGGGGACCTTGTCGGTGCGGAAGATGCCCTTGGCGACGCCGATGCGGTCCTCGCGGGTGGGCGCCCAGTAGAACTTCTCCATGCGGCCGTCGCGGATGAGCGGCGCGTACAGCGTGGAGAAGTCGTTGCCGGTGACGATGATGGGGACGCGCGGGTTCTCCTCCTTGTTGTACATGCCCGGCAGCTGCACGTTGGTGGGGTTGTCGGCGATGTTCATCAGCGTGGCGTTCACCATCTGGTTGTTCACCGTGTACTGCGTGGTGCCGCCCATCCGGCCGGCTCCGGCGTCCAGATCGTTGATGAAGAGGACGCACATCTTCCCCTTCTTGATGATGTCGGCCGCCTCGCGGTACCGTTGCCGGATGAGCTTGGCCGGCTCGCCGGCATTGCCGCTCTCCAGCTCACCGGCGCTCATCATGATGGggctgcagtgcagtgcatTTTAAGTagaagtagctagctagctaggaatGAATTAAGGTAGAGGTTAACATAACAGGTAGAGACTTGATTCCCATCTTGGCGAAGACGAGCTCACACTGGAAGGACTTGCCCTGGCCCTTGCCTCCCCAGATGCCGAGGATGAGTGGCACCTTGATGTTGGGCAGCTTCATGAAGTTCTTGGAGATGTGGACGACGAGCTTGTCCATGAATGCCGGGGCGATGTAGAGGCCGTCCATGGTGTTGTCCAAGTTGTACCTAGTTTACGTTCATGGTCAATGCAAATCAATGCAGCATTCATAGGAtggagaagatgatgatgctTACTGCCTGAGACCCTGGCTGAGGTACTCGTAGGAGGTGAGCACGGCCTCGTGGGTGCCAACGCCGGAGGGAGCCTGGAAGAGGGAGTCGGCGAGGCCCTTCCCTCTGGTGATGTCCTGCTGGTCGTCGGAGATGTCGTAGGCGAGCCCCTTCCACCGGTCGCCATCCGTCTGCTTCTCCTCGTCCAGCTCCTtgctcgccatcgccatgaTCCTCCTCTTGACCAACCTCGACCTGCCATGTCCGTACGCGCCCACCCTCACCTTCTTCACCACCAACCCGTTTGCCAGCTGCTGCCACCCAAGTGCCAAACAAACCATGCACCTAGCTAGCTCAGCTTCTCATGTCACTATTTATACCTCATCTCATCTGCTTTCATATATACGACtcctctgtttctttttctctctgtctctctctcattGTGAGCAGGACTCCTGTTGACCTCAGAAAAACAGTCTTTCTGTCTTTAAATCCATTCATGTTTTTGCTTGCTTGGGCTGCGTTCTTTTGGGCTTTGGGCCAAACTATTCCTCAACTTTTGTTAGTGTGTTTTTGGTTCTATGAGATTAGTTTGGTAGTGGGAGGATGGGTTCGAGCTGTGTATACAGGAGTTTTGTGGGAACATATGGTTATCTTTTCTGTTAATGAAAATGAAAGgggtttttagtttttctttctcaaaaaaaaaacttctgtGCGCTCTTGTTAAATTGttaaatagtaatttttttaaaataatatagaagttcatcataTCACTCTTGTAGagtgaatttttaattttatagttaataattttattatttatactattaaatagttattaaaagtCAGATGATCGTTCATCTTTCATTAACCAAAAGAACCCAGCCGAAATCATGAAATTAATGCTTTACGGActgctttttaaaataaatatctcaaaactataaatatgatgaaatt is part of the Oryza brachyantha chromosome 11, ObraRS2, whole genome shotgun sequence genome and encodes:
- the LOC102708198 gene encoding ribulose bisphosphate carboxylase/oxygenase activase B, chloroplastic-like isoform X2, producing the protein MQLLAATSTTMAASFSSTVGAPLANGLVVKKVRVGAYGHGRSRLVKRRIMAMASKELDEEKQTDGDRWKGLAYDISDDQQDITRGKGLADSLFQAPSGVGTHEAVLTSYEYLSQGLRQYNLDNTMDGLYIAPAFMDKLVVHISKNFMKLPNIKVPLILGIWGGKGQGKSFQCELVFAKMGINPIMMSAGELESGNAGEPAKLIRQRYREAADIIKKGKMCVLFINDLDAGAGRMGGTTQYTVNNQMVNATLMNIADNPTNVQLPGMYNKEENPRVPIIVTGNDFSTLYAPLIRDGRMEKFYWAPTREDRIGVAKGIFRTDKVPDDAIVKLVDTFPGQSIDFFGALRARVYDDEVRRWITEVGVENVGKRLVNSREGPPEFEQPRMTLEKLMEYGHMLVREQENVKRVQLADKYLSEAALGDANDDAIKSGSFYGKAAQQTPVPVPAGCTDQRAANYDPTARSDDGSCVYN
- the LOC102708198 gene encoding ribulose bisphosphate carboxylase/oxygenase activase B, chloroplastic-like isoform X1; its protein translation is MQLLAATSTTMAASFSSTVGAPQLANGLVVKKVRVGAYGHGRSRLVKRRIMAMASKELDEEKQTDGDRWKGLAYDISDDQQDITRGKGLADSLFQAPSGVGTHEAVLTSYEYLSQGLRQYNLDNTMDGLYIAPAFMDKLVVHISKNFMKLPNIKVPLILGIWGGKGQGKSFQCELVFAKMGINPIMMSAGELESGNAGEPAKLIRQRYREAADIIKKGKMCVLFINDLDAGAGRMGGTTQYTVNNQMVNATLMNIADNPTNVQLPGMYNKEENPRVPIIVTGNDFSTLYAPLIRDGRMEKFYWAPTREDRIGVAKGIFRTDKVPDDAIVKLVDTFPGQSIDFFGALRARVYDDEVRRWITEVGVENVGKRLVNSREGPPEFEQPRMTLEKLMEYGHMLVREQENVKRVQLADKYLSEAALGDANDDAIKSGSFYGKAAQQTPVPVPAGCTDQRAANYDPTARSDDGSCVYN